The following nucleotide sequence is from Leopardus geoffroyi isolate Oge1 chromosome A1, O.geoffroyi_Oge1_pat1.0, whole genome shotgun sequence.
TTCCCGCCccttgatattaaaaataagttatgtttGTGCATCAGGGTTTTTATCTTTGGTGGGTTCAGCAGAATCGGGAATAGAATGTGTACGTAAGTCATATATTATATGGCGGGCATGTGAAATCCTCAGGTTATCAAACAGTCGACGCTCCTATGGTAACCATtctataaatttctttaatggtaACATTGACAGTGGAATCCACAATCCAGTATTCATTAAGACTCACATAGCCGATTACAGCTAGACAGGGAGACATCGTTTCTAGGATGTTTTGCTTCGGGTCATTCTTCACCACAGTTACCTTGTCCTTTCCACCAGGTGGTTGACCAGATTGATACCCTGACCTCTGACCTACAGCTGGAGGATGAGATGACCGACAGCTCCAAGACGGACACCCTGAATAGTAGCTCCAGCGGCACGACGGCCTCCAGCATAGAGAAGATCAAAGTGCAGGCCAATGCCCCTCTCATTAAACCCCCCGCACACCCCTCTGCTATCCTCACCGTCCTGAGAAAGCCAAACCCTCCGCCGCCTCCCCCACGGTTGACACCTGTGAAGTGTGACGACCCCCAAAGAGTGGTGCCAGCCGTCAATCCTCTAAAGACCAATGGAACCCTTCTGCGAAACGGAGGCTTGCCAGGGCCGCCGAACAAAATTCCCAACGGAGATGTCTGCTGCATCCCCCCCGGTAACTTGGACAAGGCTCCAGCACAGCCTCTGATGCACAGACCTGAAAAAGACAGGTGTCTCCAGGCAGGACCTCGGGAACGAGTTCGGTTTAATGAGAAAGTGCAGTAC
It contains:
- the PRR16 gene encoding protein Largen isoform X1 — encoded protein: MSAKSKGTPSSSCPAEGPPAASKTKVKEQIKIIVEDLELVLGDLKDVAKELKEVVDQIDTLTSDLQLEDEMTDSSKTDTLNSSSSGTTASSIEKIKVQANAPLIKPPAHPSAILTVLRKPNPPPPPPRLTPVKCDDPQRVVPAVNPLKTNGTLLRNGGLPGPPNKIPNGDVCCIPPGNLDKAPAQPLMHRPEKDRCLQAGPRERVRFNEKVQYHGYCPDCDPRYNIKNREVHLHSEPVHPPGKLPHPGPPLPPPPHLPPFPLENGGLGISHSHSFPPLRPATVPPSTAPKPQKTILRKSTTTTV
- the PRR16 gene encoding protein Largen isoform X2; the protein is MTLTGNWTTHTSISKKHVVDQIDTLTSDLQLEDEMTDSSKTDTLNSSSSGTTASSIEKIKVQANAPLIKPPAHPSAILTVLRKPNPPPPPPRLTPVKCDDPQRVVPAVNPLKTNGTLLRNGGLPGPPNKIPNGDVCCIPPGNLDKAPAQPLMHRPEKDRCLQAGPRERVRFNEKVQYHGYCPDCDPRYNIKNREVHLHSEPVHPPGKLPHPGPPLPPPPHLPPFPLENGGLGISHSHSFPPLRPATVPPSTAPKPQKTILRKSTTTTV
- the PRR16 gene encoding protein Largen isoform X3 yields the protein MSEKVVDQIDTLTSDLQLEDEMTDSSKTDTLNSSSSGTTASSIEKIKVQANAPLIKPPAHPSAILTVLRKPNPPPPPPRLTPVKCDDPQRVVPAVNPLKTNGTLLRNGGLPGPPNKIPNGDVCCIPPGNLDKAPAQPLMHRPEKDRCLQAGPRERVRFNEKVQYHGYCPDCDPRYNIKNREVHLHSEPVHPPGKLPHPGPPLPPPPHLPPFPLENGGLGISHSHSFPPLRPATVPPSTAPKPQKTILRKSTTTTV